In one window of Gloeocapsopsis sp. IPPAS B-1203 DNA:
- the nusA gene encoding transcription termination factor NusA, which translates to MSMVSLPGLKDLIENISHERNLPRVAVQSALREALLKGYERYRRAQNLDKRHFDEEFFDNFEVELDVEEEGFRVLATKTIVEEISDPDHQISLREVQEVAEEAQLGSEVVLDVTPEQKEFGRMAAMQTKQVLAQKLRDQQRQMIQEEFQDLESTVLQARVLRFERQSVIMAVSSGFGQPEVEAELPKREQLPNDNYRANATFKVYLKKVSQGQQRGPQLIVSRADAGLVVYLFANEVPEIEDEVVRIVAVAREANPPSRYVGPRTKIAVDTLERDVDPVGACIGARGSRIQVVVNELRGEKIDVIRWSPDPATYIANALSPARVDEVRLMDPELRQTHVLVAEDQLSLAIGKEGQNVRLAARLTGWKIDIKDRAKYDYAAEDAKFAAAAAEYQAQQAQMEQEEDYEDELEEFTQSMEVSDAPA; encoded by the coding sequence ATGTCAATGGTGAGTTTGCCTGGACTGAAAGATTTAATTGAAAATATTAGTCACGAGCGTAATTTACCTCGTGTTGCCGTACAGTCAGCACTCCGCGAAGCGCTATTAAAAGGTTACGAGCGGTATCGTCGCGCGCAAAATCTAGATAAGCGGCATTTTGACGAAGAATTTTTTGACAATTTTGAAGTTGAACTTGATGTAGAAGAAGAAGGCTTTCGCGTTCTTGCAACTAAAACAATTGTGGAAGAAATCAGCGATCCCGACCATCAGATTTCTTTACGCGAAGTTCAAGAAGTCGCAGAAGAAGCGCAACTTGGTAGTGAAGTTGTGTTAGATGTAACGCCTGAACAAAAAGAGTTTGGTCGGATGGCAGCGATGCAGACTAAGCAGGTGCTGGCGCAAAAACTCCGCGACCAACAACGGCAAATGATTCAAGAAGAGTTTCAAGACTTAGAAAGTACTGTGCTGCAAGCTAGAGTTCTACGCTTTGAACGACAGTCAGTTATTATGGCAGTCAGCAGTGGTTTTGGTCAGCCCGAAGTCGAAGCAGAACTACCCAAGCGCGAACAATTGCCCAACGACAACTATCGGGCAAATGCTACGTTCAAAGTCTACTTAAAAAAAGTTTCGCAAGGTCAGCAACGCGGTCCCCAACTGATCGTCTCGCGAGCTGATGCTGGTTTGGTAGTTTATCTTTTTGCTAACGAAGTCCCAGAAATAGAGGATGAAGTTGTGCGCATTGTCGCAGTGGCACGCGAAGCAAATCCACCATCACGATATGTTGGTCCGCGCACAAAAATTGCCGTTGATACTCTAGAACGAGATGTCGATCCCGTAGGTGCTTGTATCGGAGCGCGGGGATCGCGGATTCAAGTAGTCGTCAATGAACTCCGTGGTGAAAAAATTGATGTCATTCGCTGGTCTCCAGATCCAGCAACCTACATCGCTAATGCGCTTAGTCCTGCTCGTGTCGATGAAGTTCGCCTCATGGACCCAGAGTTACGTCAGACACATGTACTTGTTGCAGAAGACCAGTTGAGTTTAGCTATTGGGAAAGAAGGGCAAAACGTCCGCTTAGCTGCACGCTTAACAGGATGGAAAATAGACATTAAAGACCGCGCGAAGTATGATTATGCCGCAGAAGATGCTAAGTTTGCCGCAGCAGCAGCAGAGTATCAAGCACAGCAAGCTCAGATGGAGCAAGAAGAAGATTATGAGGATGAATTAGAAGAATTTACACAGAGCATGGAAGTCAGTGATGCTCCAGCTTGA
- a CDS encoding YlxR family protein codes for MKPNYRRCIGCRRAALKHEFWRIVRVYPSGELQLDQGMGRSAYLCPQASCLQTAQKKNLLRRSLRTSVPEAMYQALWQRLSTNQLVSNQKIETTLPIPNKN; via the coding sequence ATGAAACCTAACTACCGACGCTGTATTGGTTGTCGTAGGGCTGCCTTAAAACATGAGTTCTGGCGAATTGTCCGCGTCTATCCTTCTGGGGAGTTACAATTAGATCAGGGTATGGGGCGTTCTGCATATCTTTGTCCGCAAGCCAGCTGTTTGCAAACAGCTCAGAAGAAAAATCTGTTGCGGCGATCGCTGCGGACGTCTGTACCCGAAGCCATGTATCAAGCCTTATGGCAACGCTTATCAACAAACCAACTTGTCAGCAACCAAAAAATTGAAACCACACTACCTATTCCAAATAAAAATTAA
- the infB gene encoding translation initiation factor IF-2 — protein MNNGKVRIYDLSKELNLDNKDLLAICDQLNIAVKSHSSTISETEAERIRALAEKYVAERSASRRESTTQAHHPNKTKPRPNLPPKQQILEIRKPKTPPRTNQNLAESQVNSTSSQPQEESPLAPRPFASPSAPSKPMTPPPRPVRPALSDSAKEVASDNQDEPKINQVEVHKKEPQKPQLVEPPARPTTPTTPQLNLPERPILKRDQSQNRNRPATPATTEARADGGEKPARRFVQKPEQIAKGEPVPELQRPKVSRFNEPATTNRPKLAGVGSAEVDEAATDQPAALLELEDPEKLLKRPTPPRPQKGGKKWQEEEIDEGQDSGSKVGKAGTKAKRMKPIIDLDDEEDLDDADLDIEAPIKVSLSIARPPKQKAARPGQAAGAAPSAINTIRSKKMAPPREQNRRREPEQKEERPEKIVITGTMTVQELAQALVTPDTEIVKILFLKGIAVNITQNLDIPTLTMVANELGVEVETAEPEAEARKVTEMIDVEDLELLQRRPPVVTIMGHVDHGKTTLLDSIRKTKVAQGEAGGITQHIGAYHVDVEHNGQMQQIVFLDTPGHEAFTAMRARGARVTDIAILVVAADDGVRPQTIEAISHAQAAEVPIIVAINKIDKEGAQPDRVKQELTQYGLTPEEWGGETIMVPVSAIKGENLDTLLEMILLVAEVEELSANPDRFAKGTVIEAHLDKAKGPVATLLVQNGTLNVGSVLVAGSAFGKVRAMVDDRGRRVDIASPSFAVEVLGLSDVPAAGDEFEIFSQEKEARALAEERANKQRQSRLMQGRATLTSVSAQAQEGELKELNLILKADVQGSVEAIVGSLKQLPQNEVQIRLLLAAPGEVTETDIDLAAASNAVIIGFNTTLASGARQAADEAGVDVREYNIIYKLIEDIEGALEGLLEPELVEESLGQAEVRAVFPVGRGAVAGCYVLSGKLVRNCKLRVRRGSKIVYEGTLDSLKRMKEDVREVNAGYECGIGVDRFNDWVEGDILEAFQMVTKRRTLGGSRN, from the coding sequence ATGAATAACGGCAAAGTAAGGATATACGATTTGTCAAAGGAATTGAATTTAGATAACAAAGATCTACTGGCAATCTGTGACCAGCTTAACATTGCAGTCAAAAGTCACAGCAGCACGATTAGCGAAACTGAGGCAGAACGAATTCGCGCCTTAGCAGAAAAATACGTCGCTGAGCGTTCGGCTTCGCGACGAGAATCAACAACTCAAGCACATCACCCTAATAAAACTAAACCTAGACCTAACTTGCCACCAAAACAGCAAATTTTAGAAATTCGGAAACCAAAGACTCCTCCTCGTACCAACCAAAATTTGGCAGAGTCTCAAGTTAACTCAACTTCTTCACAACCGCAGGAAGAGTCTCCTCTTGCGCCACGTCCTTTTGCCTCACCATCGGCACCATCCAAGCCAATGACACCGCCACCTCGACCAGTACGTCCTGCGCTTTCAGACAGTGCAAAAGAAGTGGCATCTGACAATCAAGACGAACCGAAAATAAATCAGGTAGAAGTTCACAAAAAAGAACCTCAAAAACCGCAACTGGTAGAACCACCGGCAAGACCAACTACACCGACCACGCCACAGCTTAATTTACCTGAGCGACCAATTCTGAAACGAGATCAATCTCAGAATCGGAACCGACCAGCGACACCAGCTACAACAGAAGCACGAGCCGATGGCGGGGAAAAACCTGCACGCCGTTTTGTTCAAAAACCTGAGCAAATTGCCAAAGGCGAACCCGTTCCAGAACTACAAAGACCTAAAGTATCGCGGTTTAACGAACCAGCAACGACTAATCGTCCAAAACTAGCAGGAGTAGGTAGTGCAGAAGTAGATGAGGCAGCGACAGATCAACCAGCGGCGCTTCTAGAACTAGAAGATCCAGAAAAGCTCCTCAAACGACCCACACCACCGCGACCACAAAAAGGTGGGAAGAAGTGGCAAGAGGAAGAGATTGACGAAGGTCAAGACTCAGGTTCTAAAGTAGGAAAAGCTGGCACAAAAGCTAAGCGCATGAAACCCATCATTGATCTCGATGATGAAGAGGATCTTGATGATGCTGATCTAGATATTGAAGCTCCAATCAAAGTTAGCCTTTCTATTGCACGTCCACCCAAACAAAAAGCTGCGCGTCCTGGACAAGCAGCAGGTGCAGCTCCAAGCGCTATCAACACGATTAGAAGCAAAAAGATGGCTCCGCCTCGCGAACAAAATCGCCGTCGCGAGCCAGAGCAGAAAGAGGAACGTCCAGAAAAGATCGTTATTACAGGTACAATGACGGTTCAGGAATTAGCTCAAGCTTTGGTTACTCCTGACACAGAAATCGTTAAGATATTGTTCCTCAAAGGTATTGCGGTGAATATCACGCAAAACTTGGACATTCCCACCCTCACAATGGTGGCAAATGAGTTGGGCGTAGAAGTAGAGACCGCTGAACCAGAAGCTGAGGCTCGTAAAGTTACTGAGATGATAGATGTGGAAGATCTGGAGCTTCTCCAGCGTCGCCCACCAGTAGTAACTATTATGGGTCACGTAGACCACGGTAAAACTACTTTGCTTGACTCGATTCGCAAAACTAAGGTGGCGCAAGGCGAAGCTGGTGGTATTACCCAACATATTGGTGCGTACCACGTCGATGTGGAACACAATGGGCAAATGCAGCAGATTGTCTTCCTAGATACTCCTGGTCACGAAGCGTTTACAGCCATGCGGGCACGCGGAGCGCGGGTGACAGACATTGCAATTCTTGTTGTCGCTGCTGACGATGGCGTACGCCCACAAACGATTGAAGCAATCAGTCATGCTCAAGCGGCAGAAGTCCCAATTATTGTCGCTATCAACAAAATTGACAAAGAAGGCGCACAACCAGATCGCGTTAAACAAGAACTAACGCAGTATGGGTTAACCCCAGAAGAATGGGGTGGCGAAACCATCATGGTGCCTGTTAGTGCGATCAAAGGAGAAAACTTAGATACTCTCTTAGAGATGATTCTCTTAGTCGCCGAAGTAGAAGAACTTTCTGCTAACCCAGATCGCTTTGCTAAAGGCACAGTTATTGAAGCACATCTCGATAAGGCAAAAGGACCTGTTGCGACTTTGTTAGTCCAAAACGGAACTTTAAATGTGGGATCTGTTTTAGTTGCTGGCTCGGCGTTTGGTAAAGTTCGGGCAATGGTTGACGATCGCGGACGAAGAGTAGACATCGCTTCGCCTTCTTTTGCAGTAGAAGTATTAGGATTGAGCGATGTGCCAGCCGCTGGCGATGAATTTGAAATCTTCTCACAAGAGAAAGAAGCGCGTGCGCTCGCAGAAGAACGCGCCAACAAACAACGGCAATCACGCCTAATGCAAGGACGTGCTACACTTACCAGCGTTTCAGCACAAGCCCAAGAAGGCGAGTTGAAAGAACTCAATTTGATTTTGAAAGCAGATGTTCAAGGTTCGGTAGAAGCGATCGTTGGTTCGCTCAAACAACTGCCACAAAACGAAGTGCAAATTCGCTTGTTGTTGGCTGCTCCAGGAGAAGTGACAGAAACTGATATCGACTTGGCTGCTGCGAGTAATGCTGTCATTATTGGCTTCAACACAACGCTCGCTAGTGGTGCTCGACAAGCTGCAGATGAAGCAGGTGTGGATGTCCGAGAATACAATATCATCTACAAACTGATAGAAGATATTGAAGGCGCATTAGAAGGTCTATTAGAGCCAGAACTAGTCGAAGAATCGCTCGGTCAAGCTGAAGTGCGCGCTGTCTTCCCTGTTGGGCGTGGCGCTGTTGCTGGTTGCTACGTGCTCTCAGGTAAGCTAGTTCGTAACTGTAAATTACGGGTACGTCGCGGCAGTAAGATTGTCTATGAAGGTACGCTTGACTCCTTAAAACGGATGAAAGAAGATGTCCGCGAAGTCAACGCCGGATACGAGTGCGGTATTGGCGTCGATCGATTCAACGATTGGGTTGAAGGCGATATCCTTGAAGCCTTCCAAATGGTGACTAAACGCCGTACGTTAGGAGGCTCTAGAAATTAG
- a CDS encoding alpha/beta hydrolase, which yields MRLRFLHLAAAVVASTGIFFSSHGIFEIPVANAAERVVLRYRIFRQSVSVAELSRFAETGELSRSLRSNLARAGQDPATVRRYLTEPVTVNPIFLDRLLNSPVGNALLDEISQVIYTPSRRADRQALRAALVLSARDGQVSLIEVLQNYPTREVQVDGDRLEVAYRQLRRLSGNIQDILNRGGRVRDLLNQIS from the coding sequence ATGCGTTTGAGATTTCTACATCTTGCTGCTGCGGTAGTGGCTAGTACAGGTATTTTTTTTAGTAGTCATGGTATCTTTGAGATTCCTGTAGCTAATGCTGCTGAACGAGTGGTACTGAGATACCGAATTTTTCGACAATCAGTCTCTGTCGCCGAACTTTCTCGCTTTGCTGAAACTGGAGAACTTTCGAGATCGCTACGCTCTAATCTTGCCAGGGCAGGACAAGATCCAGCAACAGTACGTCGTTATTTAACTGAACCTGTCACAGTCAATCCTATCTTCTTAGATCGTTTGTTGAATAGTCCTGTAGGCAATGCTTTGCTTGACGAGATTAGTCAAGTCATCTACACCCCTTCACGTCGAGCTGATAGACAAGCATTACGTGCTGCATTAGTTCTTTCTGCTCGTGATGGACAAGTCTCACTGATTGAAGTGTTGCAAAACTATCCAACACGGGAAGTACAAGTAGATGGCGATCGCCTAGAAGTTGCTTATCGTCAGTTACGTCGCTTAAGTGGAAACATTCAAGATATCCTCAATCGTGGAGGACGTGTTCGAGATTTACTTAATCAGATCAGCTAA
- a CDS encoding DUF1565 domain-containing protein, with translation MTKHGSDNRKANIFRVISTKGCAPHSLSAGASALLFVATGAIFLADTAITQSLAPKAIASSKKLAQFVVPTTNEPISTPTPSPTPSPSPTPSPTPTPITSPSPSPLPTLSPTQTTPTTPSTNQVPATTTVIYVNPQTGTDSAGAGSTAAAPYRTITYALSQAQPGTAIQLAPGNYSSETGEVFPLTIRQGVTLRGDDASKGQSIVITGGGEYVSPTFARQNVTVRAENNSAVSGVTITNPNTRGTALWIESANPTVTNNTFIESNRDGVFVTGSANPKIEANVFSKNGGNGISIARSAQGEIRNNTFQDTGFGLAIGGASSPLVADNQIKENQDGIYISESARPILRSNVIENNKRDGIVATINAQPDLGTAESAGNNIIRNNERYDVYNATRGNALLAVGNTLDAKRTSGKVSLVAPQFAFSDVQGLWAQPYIAALASREIIAGFPDGTFKPNEPVTRAQFAAIVSKAFAPTPQRQAQEFNDVNRSFWGYQAIQTAYRGGFVAGYPGGAFQPQQQIPRVQALVSLANGLNLRADNPNVLTAYADASQIPSYATDAVAAATQRQLVVNYPSPNQLNPNRPATRAEVAAFVYQALVNSGRAQEIASPYLVRVP, from the coding sequence ATGACAAAGCACGGTTCAGACAATCGCAAAGCCAATATTTTTAGAGTTATTTCTACTAAAGGGTGTGCGCCACATTCTTTAAGTGCAGGAGCGAGTGCACTATTATTTGTGGCTACAGGTGCAATTTTTTTAGCTGACACAGCGATTACGCAAAGCTTAGCGCCAAAGGCGATCGCATCTTCTAAAAAGCTTGCTCAATTTGTTGTTCCGACAACAAACGAGCCGATTTCTACACCAACACCTAGCCCGACTCCAAGTCCATCTCCAACACCATCTCCAACACCAACCCCTATTACAAGCCCATCACCATCACCTTTACCAACACTATCTCCAACACAAACTACTCCGACAACGCCAAGTACGAATCAAGTTCCAGCAACGACAACAGTTATTTACGTTAATCCTCAAACTGGAACCGACAGTGCTGGTGCTGGAAGCACCGCAGCAGCCCCTTATAGAACAATTACTTACGCACTCAGCCAAGCCCAACCTGGTACAGCGATTCAATTAGCACCTGGTAACTATAGCAGCGAGACAGGAGAAGTTTTTCCACTCACAATTAGACAGGGTGTGACTCTACGCGGCGATGATGCCAGTAAGGGGCAATCCATTGTCATTACAGGCGGTGGAGAATACGTGAGTCCCACGTTTGCACGGCAAAATGTCACAGTACGCGCCGAGAACAATAGTGCAGTTAGTGGAGTTACGATTACCAATCCCAATACACGAGGAACCGCACTGTGGATTGAATCTGCAAATCCTACCGTAACGAACAATACTTTTATTGAGAGTAACCGCGACGGTGTTTTTGTAACGGGTTCAGCCAATCCCAAGATTGAAGCTAATGTCTTTAGTAAAAATGGCGGTAATGGTATTTCAATAGCGCGTTCTGCTCAAGGCGAAATTCGCAACAATACATTCCAAGATACAGGTTTTGGGTTAGCGATCGGTGGTGCTTCCTCACCATTAGTTGCAGACAACCAAATCAAGGAAAACCAAGACGGTATTTATATATCTGAGTCGGCTCGTCCTATTCTACGTAGCAATGTAATTGAGAACAACAAACGCGACGGTATCGTAGCTACTATAAATGCCCAGCCGGATCTCGGTACTGCCGAAAGCGCAGGTAATAACATCATCCGTAACAACGAGCGCTACGATGTTTACAACGCAACTCGTGGCAATGCGTTGCTTGCTGTTGGCAATACGCTTGACGCTAAGCGTACCTCAGGAAAAGTTAGTCTTGTTGCGCCACAATTTGCCTTTAGTGATGTTCAGGGATTATGGGCACAACCTTATATTGCAGCCTTAGCATCGCGAGAGATCATTGCTGGTTTTCCTGATGGCACTTTTAAGCCCAATGAACCAGTAACGCGGGCACAATTTGCAGCGATTGTGAGTAAAGCGTTTGCTCCGACACCTCAACGTCAAGCGCAGGAATTTAATGATGTTAACCGTAGTTTTTGGGGATATCAAGCTATTCAAACTGCTTACCGAGGTGGCTTTGTTGCTGGTTATCCAGGCGGTGCATTTCAACCACAGCAACAGATTCCTCGGGTTCAAGCACTAGTTTCTTTAGCCAATGGCTTGAACTTACGTGCTGATAATCCGAACGTACTTACTGCTTATGCAGATGCTTCCCAAATTCCGAGTTATGCTACCGATGCTGTTGCTGCAGCAACTCAAAGGCAATTAGTTGTGAACTACCCGTCACCAAATCAACTAAATCCCAATCGCCCTGCTACCCGTGCTGAAGTTGCAGCATTTGTTTACCAAGCACTTGTGAATTCTGGACGCGCCCAGGAAATTGCATCGCCTTATTTAGTAAGAGTTCCTTAG
- a CDS encoding DUF3493 domain-containing protein, whose protein sequence is MAAYYFTSILVLMAKPNSKNRNSKRFTPEQYARLKAEAAAPYRGLRKFVYFSFGASGLIGALIFLTQLAAGRDVETALPNFALQVGVVALMIFLFRWDRDSRKS, encoded by the coding sequence ATGGCAGCATATTATTTTACCAGTATTTTAGTTCTCATGGCAAAACCAAATTCAAAAAACCGCAACAGTAAACGTTTTACTCCTGAACAATATGCCCGTTTAAAAGCGGAAGCTGCTGCTCCTTATCGGGGTTTACGTAAATTTGTTTATTTTAGCTTTGGTGCTTCTGGATTGATTGGAGCATTAATTTTTCTCACTCAACTAGCGGCTGGACGTGATGTTGAGACGGCTTTACCTAATTTTGCACTCCAAGTTGGAGTTGTTGCATTGATGATATTCCTGTTTAGATGGGATCGTGATTCTCGCAAAAGCTGA
- a CDS encoding YegS/Rv2252/BmrU family lipid kinase yields the protein MSRTDACLIFNPVAGQSNPEQDLAQIRGILEPEINLDIRFTTEDKGADEIAQEAIAQGATKIIASGGDGTLSTAAAALVGKDVPLGIISRGTANAFAAALELPDTIEAACQTILGGATRVVDAARCNNLPMVLLAGIGFEAETVKRADREAKNRFGIMAYVMAGLQELREMESFEAEIETEDKIITVTAAAVTVANAAPPTSILAQGPAGVVFDDGLLDVTIIAPVSRAGAIAASYHLLQTALNENAAQREDIGYLRAKRVIVRTNPPQRVVLDGELVGETPIDVECVPGGLTIFVPQEAAPLSPIEKLEGLPGLKVESKPTPSFEE from the coding sequence ATGAGCCGAACTGATGCTTGTTTGATCTTTAATCCTGTTGCCGGTCAAAGCAACCCTGAGCAAGATTTAGCCCAGATTCGTGGAATTTTAGAACCAGAGATTAATCTTGATATTCGGTTTACCACCGAGGATAAGGGAGCTGATGAGATAGCGCAAGAGGCGATCGCACAAGGCGCAACAAAAATTATTGCTTCTGGTGGCGATGGTACACTATCTACAGCGGCTGCGGCATTAGTAGGTAAAGACGTTCCACTTGGTATTATTTCTCGCGGTACAGCAAATGCCTTTGCTGCTGCTTTGGAGCTACCCGACACAATCGAAGCAGCTTGTCAAACAATTTTAGGTGGTGCAACGCGTGTTGTCGATGCAGCGCGGTGCAACAATCTACCTATGGTTTTGTTAGCAGGAATTGGTTTTGAAGCTGAAACTGTCAAGCGTGCAGATCGTGAAGCCAAAAACCGCTTTGGCATTATGGCTTATGTTATGGCAGGATTACAAGAATTGCGCGAGATGGAAAGTTTTGAAGCCGAGATTGAAACCGAAGATAAGATTATTACCGTAACTGCGGCTGCAGTGACTGTTGCTAATGCAGCTCCTCCAACTTCAATTTTGGCACAAGGACCTGCAGGAGTCGTGTTTGACGATGGGTTGCTTGATGTGACCATTATCGCTCCTGTGTCGCGTGCAGGCGCGATCGCTGCTTCTTACCACTTACTGCAAACTGCTTTAAATGAAAACGCTGCACAACGCGAGGACATTGGTTATCTCCGAGCTAAACGAGTTATTGTGCGCACTAATCCCCCACAAAGAGTTGTGTTAGACGGCGAACTTGTTGGTGAGACTCCAATTGATGTTGAGTGTGTGCCAGGAGGATTAACAATTTTTGTTCCTCAAGAAGCTGCCCCACTCTCTCCTATAGAAAAACTTGAGGGGCTACCTGGCTTAAAGGTTGAATCTAAACCAACACCTAGTTTTGAAGAATAA
- a CDS encoding chlororespiratory reduction protein 7, whose translation MPDPMMYQQDTFVVLEPDQPEQFLTTAELFAKLQEVLNQHQEDLPRELQRFTSIQAQAQYLMDTSCEFDVGPGKYLQWYAVRLEK comes from the coding sequence ATGCCAGACCCGATGATGTACCAGCAAGACACTTTTGTGGTGCTGGAACCCGATCAACCCGAACAGTTTTTAACGACAGCAGAACTATTTGCCAAGCTGCAAGAAGTTCTCAACCAACATCAGGAAGATTTACCACGAGAGTTACAGCGATTCACATCGATTCAAGCACAAGCTCAATACTTAATGGATACCAGCTGTGAATTTGATGTTGGTCCTGGAAAATATTTACAGTGGTATGCTGTCCGCCTAGAGAAGTAA
- a CDS encoding DUF2854 domain-containing protein, which yields MLRQTSLGTLGLVLGGILTVVGFAAYFNGNPTLNLVGFFYGIPLLLGGLALKAAELVPVPFSQPTTPELLTLRQTQATATQNQIRQDVTRYRYGQEAHLDTTLSFLRLSPTDEERPIITGLRETEIQGAYALILEFDSPFISLQVWRDKQQKMESFFGPGIRVEIVQPEAEKIELALIATGQVSSPTLKEDSEVKAS from the coding sequence ATGTTACGTCAAACATCTTTGGGAACACTAGGGTTAGTTCTTGGTGGAATATTAACTGTAGTTGGGTTTGCTGCCTACTTCAATGGCAACCCCACACTAAACTTAGTGGGCTTTTTTTACGGCATACCTTTATTACTGGGAGGGTTAGCGCTGAAAGCAGCGGAACTTGTACCAGTCCCATTCAGCCAACCAACAACACCAGAGTTACTGACACTTCGCCAAACACAAGCAACAGCAACACAAAATCAAATTCGTCAAGATGTCACTCGCTATCGTTACGGTCAAGAAGCACATTTAGATACAACACTTTCGTTTCTACGCTTGAGTCCCACAGATGAAGAAAGACCAATTATCACAGGTTTACGCGAAACCGAAATCCAAGGCGCTTATGCTTTGATTCTAGAATTTGACTCTCCATTTATTTCTTTGCAAGTTTGGCGAGATAAACAGCAAAAAATGGAAAGCTTTTTTGGTCCTGGAATTCGTGTAGAGATTGTCCAACCAGAAGCTGAAAAAATAGAGCTAGCTTTAATTGCCACTGGGCAAGTAAGTAGTCCAACTTTGAAAGAAGATTCAGAAGTAAAAGCTAGTTAA
- a CDS encoding class I SAM-dependent methyltransferase produces the protein MTFAWYYDEFKMAGVDFEDAAQVEYDRNQISSSPEKEQALVTQLGITAKHTVIDVGAGTGNFAIQAALTGAFVHAVDISQAMLTYAQRKAEIAGATNIKFHQAGFLSYEHQDKLADFVVTKNALHILPDFWKMTAFLRIAAMLKLKGIFYLRDAIFSFPPADYEASINQWIRQVAKPEGEGWTIRDFEMHVREEHSTYGWIIEGMLTRAGFEIVEANYNTPTYAEYLCIKTR, from the coding sequence ATGACTTTTGCTTGGTATTATGATGAGTTTAAAATGGCTGGGGTTGACTTTGAGGATGCAGCACAAGTTGAATACGATCGCAATCAAATATCTAGTTCACCAGAAAAAGAGCAAGCTTTAGTCACTCAGTTAGGAATTACAGCAAAACATACTGTGATTGATGTGGGAGCAGGTACAGGGAATTTTGCTATTCAAGCTGCCCTGACTGGGGCATTTGTCCACGCTGTCGATATCTCACAAGCGATGCTCACTTACGCTCAACGCAAAGCAGAAATAGCAGGCGCGACCAATATCAAGTTTCATCAAGCAGGATTCTTGAGTTACGAACATCAAGACAAGTTAGCAGACTTTGTTGTCACCAAAAATGCACTTCATATCTTGCCTGATTTCTGGAAAATGACGGCTTTTCTGAGAATAGCTGCCATGCTGAAGTTGAAAGGTATCTTCTACTTGCGAGATGCAATTTTCTCATTTCCACCCGCAGACTATGAAGCATCAATTAATCAATGGATTAGACAAGTCGCCAAGCCTGAAGGTGAAGGATGGACAATTAGAGATTTTGAAATGCATGTGCGTGAAGAACACAGCACATATGGATGGATTATTGAAGGGATGCTAACAAGAGCAGGATTTGAAATTGTGGAAGCAAATTACAATACACCGACCTATGCTGAGTACCTATGCATCAAAACCAGATGA